The Leclercia sp. AS011 DNA segment CATGGCGATGGGCGAGTGGGTTGCTCCGCAGGGCGAGCAGATGGCGCGTAACTATCGCGCGCAGATGATGTATGGCGGCTCGCTGCTCTCCACTCAGCAAGGGCTGTGGGCGAAAGACGGGAATAACTTTGTCTATATCGAACGAGTTACCGGCGACAATACCCTCGGCGGCGTGAGCATCTATAACTTTAACGATCAGCGTCGTCTGCAGGCGGTTCGTTATGCTACCTCGGCCACCTTCGATGCCGATAAAAAGGTCTGGCGTCTGTCCCAGGTGGACGAGTCGAACCTGCAGGATCCGAAGCAGATCACCGGTTCGCAGACGGTTACGGGCACCTGGAAGACCAACCTGACTCCCGACAAGCTCGGCGTGGTGGCTCTGGATCCGGATGCGCTGTCCATCAGCGGCCTGCGCAACTACGTGAAATACCTGAAGTCGAGCGGCCAGGATGCCGGGCGTTATCAACTCAACATGTGGAGCAAGATCTTCCAGCCGCTCTCCGTGGCGGTGATGATGCTGATGGCGCTGTCGTTTATCTTTGGTCCGCTGCGTAGCGTTCCTATGGGAGTGCGCGTTGTCACCGGTATCAGCTTCGGCTTTGTCTTCTACGTTCTCGATCAGATCTTTGGTCCGCTGACCCTGGTTTACGGTATCCCGCCATTCATTGGCGCGCTGCTGCCGAGCGCCTCTTTCTTCCTGATCAGCCTCTGGCTACTGCTGAAGCGCTCCTGATGCCTCACACCTCATCTCCCGCTTTGGGAGATGAGGTGCCTCCTCTGTTCTACCCCTCACTTTTTTGCACAACCTTCAACGTCTTGCCTGGAATTTGAGTATTATTGTGCGATGACGTCGTGAAGAGATCCCCTATGAAGCAAATTCGGTTACTGGCGCAATACTATGTCGATCTGATGATGAAGCTCGGCCTGGTCCGCTTCTCCCTTCTGCTGGCGCTGGCGCTGGTGGTGCTGGCCATTGTGGTGCAGATGGCCATTACCATGGTGCTGCACGGCCAGGTTGAGAGCATTGACCTTATCCGGTCTATTTTCTTCGGCCTGCTGATCACCCCCTGGGCGGTCTATTTCCTCTCGGTGGTGGTTGAACAGCTGGAAGAGTCCCGCCAGCGGCTGACCCGGGTGGTGGAAAAGCTGGAGGAGATGCGCGAGCGCGATCTGAAGCTCAACGTGCAATTGAAAGATAACATTGCCCAGCTGAACCAGGAGATCTCAGACCGCGTAAAAGCGGAGGCCGAGCGCCAGACCACCCTGGAACAGCTGAAAATCGAAATGAAGGAGCGCGAGCAGACCCAAATCCAGCTTGAGCAGCAATCCTCCTTCCTGCGCTCTTTCCTTGATGCCTCCCCGGATCTGGTCTTCTACCGCAACGAAGACAAAGAGTTCTCCGGCTGTAACCGGGCGATGGAGCTCCTGACCGGCAAAAGTGAAAAACAACTCGTCAGCCTGCGTCCGCAGGACGTCTACTCACCTGAAGCGGCGGCCAAAGTTATCGAAACTGACGAGAAGGTGTTTCGTCACAACGTCTCTTTGACCTACGAACAGTGGCTCGACTACCCGGACGGGCGCAAAGCCTGCTTTGAAATCCGCAAAGTGCCTTATTACGACCGCGTCGGGAAACGCCACGGGCTGATGGGTTTCGGGCGTGACATTACCGAGCGTAAGCGCTATCAGGATGCCCTTGAGCGCGCCAGCCGGGATAAAACCACCTTTATCTCTACCATCAGCCATGAGCTGCGTACCCCGCTCAACGGTATCGTGGGGTTAAGCCGCATTCTGCTCGATACCGAACTGACGACCGAGCAGGAGAAATATCTGAAAACGATCCACGTTTCAGCGGTTACGCTCGGCAATATCTTCAACGATATCATTGATATGGATAAGATGGAGCGGCGCAAAGTCCAGCTGGATAACCAGCCGGTGGACTTTACCGGCTTCCTGGCCGATCTGGAGAACCTCTCCGGCCTGCAGGCGCAGCAGAAAGGGCTACGCTTTGTGATGGAGCCAACCCTGCCGCTGCCGCACAAGGTGGTGACTGACGGTACGCGTCTGCGCCAGATCCTGTGGAACTTGATCAGCAACGCGGTCAAGTTTACCCAGAAGGGCCAGGTGGCGGTTCGCGTGCGTTACGGTGAGGGCGAGATGCTGCACTTCGAGGTGGAAGATTCCGGGATCGGTATTCCGCAGGAGGAGCAGGACAAGATTTTCGCCATGTATTATCAGGTTAAAGACAGCCAGGGGGGCAAACCTGCCACCGGTACCGGCATTGGCCTGGCCGTATCGCGCCGCCTGGCGAAGAGCATGGGGGGCGACATTACGGTGACCAGCAACCCTGGACACGGCTCGGTATTTAAACTGAGCGTCCGTGCCCCGGCGGTGGCGGAGGAGGTCGAGGATACCTTCGCCCACGACGATATGCCGCTGCCAGCCCTGCACGTGCTGCTGGTGGAAGACATTGAGCTGAACGTGATAGTGGCGCGCTCGGTGCTGGAGAAACTCGGCAGCAGCGTGGATGTCGCCATGACCGGTAAGGCCGCGCTGGAGATGTTCACCCCAGGAGAATACGACCTGGTGCTGCTGGACATTCAGCTTCCGGACATGACCGGGCTCGATATCTCCCGGGAGCTGACCAGCCGCTACGCCAGCGATGAACTACCGCCGCTGGTGGCACTGACCGCCAACGTGCTGAAAGACAAAAAAGAGTACCTCGATGCCGGTATGGACGACGTACTGAGCAAACCGCTGGCGGTACCTGCCTTAACCGCCATGATCAAGAAGTACTGGGACACCTGTGACGAAGAGGAGAGCACCATGACGACGGTAGATACGGAAAAAGCGCAGTCATTGCTGGATATCGAGATGCTGGAGCAGTACATCGATCTGGTGGGCCCGAAGTTGATTACCGACGGTATCGCCATATTTGAAAAGATGATGCCGGGCTATCTGAACGTGCTGGAGTCCAACCTGACGGCGCGGGATCAGAAAGGCGTGGTTGAAGAGGGCCACAAGATCAAAGGTGCCGCTGGATCTATTGGTTTGCGCCATCTGCAGCAGTTGGGCAAGCAGATCCAGTCTCCGGAATTACCGGCGTGGGAAGATAACGTGGGTGAATGGGTTGAAGAGATGAAGCAGGAGTGGCAAAACGATGTGGCCGTCCTGAAAGCCTGGGTGGAGAACAGAAAAAAATGACCCCGGCTAAACCGGGGTGCGCGAATACTGCGCCAACACCAGGGAAATCTTGGCTGCGCCTTCAGTCGTTATTGTTAGGATAATGGCGTAGCCGGAAAATTCAGGCCGCACGCAGTTAAGATAGCAAATCTTAAATAATTAGTTACATGAATCAGTTAAATGTGTGAAGCACACCATTTTAATCAGAATTTTTAATGTGCATTTAACATTTTCGAAAGGGATCGCAGGATGAAAAAGGTCGGAGTAGTACTGAGTGGTTGCGGTGTTTACGATGGTTCTGAAATTCATGAAGCGGTTCTGACGCTGCTGGCGCTGGCGCGCAATGGCGCAGAAGCGGTCTGTTTCGCACCGGATAAAGCCCAGACTGATGTCATCAACCACCTCACCGGCGAACCGCTGGCGGAAAGCCGAAATGTCCTGACTGAAGCGGCGCGGATCGCTCGCGGGCAGATCCGCCCGCTCAGTGAGGCGCGTGCCGCAGAACTGGATGCGCTGATTGTGCCGGGCGGTTTTGGTGCCGCAAAGAACCTCAGCGATTTTGCTCTTCAGGGCAGCGCCTGCCGGGTGGAGAGCGATTTAAAAACCCTGGCGCTACAGATGCATGAGGCCGGAAAACCGCTGGGCTTTATCTGCATTGCCCCGGCGATGCTGCCGGCCATCTTTGATATTCCGCTGCGTCTGACCATCGGTACTGACATTGATACTGCTGAGGTCATCGAGGAGATGGGCGGGGAGCATATCCCCTGTCCGGTGGACGATATCGTGGTCGACGAAGAGAACCGGATCGTGACCACCCCTGCTTACATGCTGGCGCAGAACATTGCCGAGGTCGCGGCAGGCATTGAGAAACTGGTCGCCCGGGTGCTGGTGCTGGCAGCATGAAGTTGAAGCGTCCCCGATCTGGCTGGGTAAGACGGATCGTTATTCGCGTTCTGCTGGTGCTGGCGGTCTTCTGGGGCGGCGGCATTGCCCTGTTTAGCTTCCTGCCGGTGCCGTTTTCCGCGGTGATGATTGAACGTCAGCTGGGGAGCTGGCTGCGAGGCGATTTCAGCTATATTGCCCACTCTGACTGGGTGAGTATGGATGAGATCTCGCCGTGGATGGGGCTGGCCGTGATTGCCGCTGAAGATCAGAAGTTCCCGGAGCACTGGGGGTTTGACGTTGGGGCGATAGAGAAGGCGTTAGCGCATAACGAGCGTAATGAGAGCCGGATTCGCGGCGCATCGACGCTGTCTCAGCAAACGGCGAAGAATCTGTTTCTGTGGGACGGGCGTAGCTGGATGAGAAAGGGATTAGAAGCCGGGCTGACGCTGGGAATCGAAACGGTGTGGAGTAAAAAACGCATCCTGACGGTGTACCTGAATATCGCGGAGTTTGGCGAGGGTGTCTTTGGCGTCGAAGCCGCTGCCCAGCGCTATTTCCACAAACCTGCCAGTCGCCTGTCGGCATCCGAGGCCGCGCTGCTGGCCGCCGTGTTACCCAACCCAATTCGCTTTAAGGCCAGCGCGCCTTCAGGCTATGTACGCAGCCGTCAGGCGTGGATCCTGCGCCAGATGCGTCAACTGGGTGGGGAAGGCTTTATGCAGGCCAATAAGCTGCATTAATCCTCATCAAACCCGGCGTTGAACAGGGCAATCACTGCCGCCAGCGCCTCGACTTCCTGCGGGCCGGTGGCTTCGATTTCGATCTGTCGGCCCTTGGCGGAGTCCAGCATCAGCAGGGCAATTACGCTGTTGGCTTCGGCTTCAGTGCCTTCGTCATTACGCAGCAGAACTTCCGCGTCAAACCCCTGCATCAGTTCAAATAACTTCATTGCCGGGCGTGCGTGCATGCCCAGCTTATTGGTGATCTCAACGGTCTGCTTTACGGTCATGTTTTGCGTTTTTCCAGCGTACGATGACGGGACTGCACGTTTTTGCCGCGTGAGCGGAAATAGTCAGCCAGTTGCTCAGCAATATAGACCGAACGGTGTTTGCCCCCGGTACAGCCAATCGCCACCGTCAGGTAGCTGCGATTGTTTGTCTCCAGCATCGGCAACCAGAGTTCAAGGTAGCTGCGCGTCTGATAGATAAAGTTATGCACTTCCGTATGCCTGTCAAGGAACGCGGCGACGGGCTTATCCAGGCCGGTCATCGGACGCAGCTTCGGATCCCAGTGCGGGTTCGGCAGGAAGCGCACGTCAAACACATAGTCTGCATCGATAGGGATACCGTGCTTAAAGCCGAAGGATTCAAACACCATCGTCAGCTCGCGCTCGCGTTTGCCCAGCAGACGGGTACGCAGCATCTCCGCCAGTTCATGGACGGACATTTCGGAGGTATCAACGATCAAGTCGGCGCGTGAGCGCAACGGCTCCAGCAGATCGCTCTCCTGATCGATGGCGCTTTCCAGCGACAGGTTTTTGCTGGAGAGCGGATGCAGGCGGCGGGTATCGCTGTAGCGACGGATCAGCGTATTGCGATCGGCATCAAGGAACAGCAGCTGAGGTGAAAACGCCTCCGGCAAACTGCTCATCGCCTGCTCAAAGATCTCCGGCGATTCCGGCATGTTACGCACGTCGATGCTGACTGCGGCGGAAATCTGCCGATCGGCAAGGGATTTTGCCAGCTCGGGCAGCAGCACTACCGGCAGGTTATCCACGCAGTAAAAGCCCATATCTTCCAGCGCTCGCAGGGCGACCGATTTCCCGGATCCCGAACGACCGCTGACGATCATCAGCACCATGTACCGTTTCTCCTCAGGACTACAGATGTCAAAGCCATCACCCGATTACGCATCATCCTGATTGCCTTCCGTTTCCGTAATGATTTGATAAAGCTCCTCATCGCTCTGTGCCGCGCGCAAACGGCGACAGATGGTTTTATCCGCCAGACGTTTCGCCACCAGCGAGAGGGTGTGCAAATGTGTTTTGGTCTGATCGGCTGGCACCAGCAGGGCAAACAGCAAATCGACAGGCTGGTTATCAATGGCATCAAAAGCGATAGGTGTTTCCAGCTGAACAAACACGCCTACAGCGCGCAGCGTATCCTCTTCAAGTTTGCCATGGGGAATGGCGATGCCGTTGCCGATGCCGGTACTGCCCATTTTTTCGCGGGTCAGGATCGCTTCAAAGACTACTTGCGGCGGCAGGCTCAGCTGTTTTGCGGCCAGTTCACTGATGATCTCCAGCGCACGTTTTTTGCTCTGGCAGTGGACGGCACTGCGGGTACATTCCTGATTAAGGACACTGCTCAGTTGTAGAGTTGAATCGTTATTCATCATAATTTCACCTAAGCGCTAACTGTACAAAGGGCCCGTTGTGTTTCACAACAGGCCAACCTGCACCCGTTAACTGCCCGGACAATTAGTGTTGTTTCAGTTTATCTTTATGTTTGTTTAGCTGTCGTGCCAGCTTGTCAATCAAGCCGTCGATAGCCGCGTACATGTCTTGTCCTTCCGCACTGGCATGGATCTCGCCTCCGTTGACATGCAGGGTCGCATCCGAGATATGAGTCACTTTTTCCACTTTTAACACAATGTAGACCTGATTGATCCTTTCGAAATACTGCTCAAGCTTGGCGAATTTTGTATTCACAAACTCGCGCAGAGCTTCAGTGATCTCGACGTTGTGTCCAGTGATGTTGAGCTGCATAGTGTCTTCCTTATCGGTTGTGTCAGACCAGTTGTTTACGCTGGTTTGACGGCGGAATGGATAAAGACTCTCGATACTTCGCAACAGTACGGCGTGCCACCATGATACCTTGATCGGACAGCATGGTGGTTAACTTACTGTCGCTCAGTGGTTTCGCGGGGTTTTCCGCGGCGATCAATTTTTTCACCAGCGCCCGGATGGCCGTCG contains these protein-coding regions:
- the ptsN gene encoding PTS IIA-like nitrogen regulatory protein PtsN, with the protein product MMNNDSTLQLSSVLNQECTRSAVHCQSKKRALEIISELAAKQLSLPPQVVFEAILTREKMGSTGIGNGIAIPHGKLEEDTLRAVGVFVQLETPIAFDAIDNQPVDLLFALLVPADQTKTHLHTLSLVAKRLADKTICRRLRAAQSDEELYQIITETEGNQDDA
- the mtgA gene encoding monofunctional biosynthetic peptidoglycan transglycosylase — encoded protein: MKLKRPRSGWVRRIVIRVLLVLAVFWGGGIALFSFLPVPFSAVMIERQLGSWLRGDFSYIAHSDWVSMDEISPWMGLAVIAAEDQKFPEHWGFDVGAIEKALAHNERNESRIRGASTLSQQTAKNLFLWDGRSWMRKGLEAGLTLGIETVWSKKRILTVYLNIAEFGEGVFGVEAAAQRYFHKPASRLSASEAALLAAVLPNPIRFKASAPSGYVRSRQAWILRQMRQLGGEGFMQANKLH
- the npr gene encoding PTS phosphocarrier protein NPr — protein: MTVKQTVEITNKLGMHARPAMKLFELMQGFDAEVLLRNDEGTEAEANSVIALLMLDSAKGRQIEIEATGPQEVEALAAVIALFNAGFDED
- the lptG gene encoding LPS export ABC transporter permease LptG, whose amino-acid sequence is MQAFGVLDRYIGKTIFTTIMMTLFMLVSLSGIIKFVDQLKKAGQGSYDAMAAGMYTLLSIPKDVQIFFPMAALLGALLGLGMLAQRSELVVMQASGFTRMQVALSVMKTAIPLVLLTMAMGEWVAPQGEQMARNYRAQMMYGGSLLSTQQGLWAKDGNNFVYIERVTGDNTLGGVSIYNFNDQRRLQAVRYATSATFDADKKVWRLSQVDESNLQDPKQITGSQTVTGTWKTNLTPDKLGVVALDPDALSISGLRNYVKYLKSSGQDAGRYQLNMWSKIFQPLSVAVMMLMALSFIFGPLRSVPMGVRVVTGISFGFVFYVLDQIFGPLTLVYGIPPFIGALLPSASFFLISLWLLLKRS
- the arcB gene encoding aerobic respiration two-component sensor histidine kinase ArcB; amino-acid sequence: MKQIRLLAQYYVDLMMKLGLVRFSLLLALALVVLAIVVQMAITMVLHGQVESIDLIRSIFFGLLITPWAVYFLSVVVEQLEESRQRLTRVVEKLEEMRERDLKLNVQLKDNIAQLNQEISDRVKAEAERQTTLEQLKIEMKEREQTQIQLEQQSSFLRSFLDASPDLVFYRNEDKEFSGCNRAMELLTGKSEKQLVSLRPQDVYSPEAAAKVIETDEKVFRHNVSLTYEQWLDYPDGRKACFEIRKVPYYDRVGKRHGLMGFGRDITERKRYQDALERASRDKTTFISTISHELRTPLNGIVGLSRILLDTELTTEQEKYLKTIHVSAVTLGNIFNDIIDMDKMERRKVQLDNQPVDFTGFLADLENLSGLQAQQKGLRFVMEPTLPLPHKVVTDGTRLRQILWNLISNAVKFTQKGQVAVRVRYGEGEMLHFEVEDSGIGIPQEEQDKIFAMYYQVKDSQGGKPATGTGIGLAVSRRLAKSMGGDITVTSNPGHGSVFKLSVRAPAVAEEVEDTFAHDDMPLPALHVLLVEDIELNVIVARSVLEKLGSSVDVAMTGKAALEMFTPGEYDLVLLDIQLPDMTGLDISRELTSRYASDELPPLVALTANVLKDKKEYLDAGMDDVLSKPLAVPALTAMIKKYWDTCDEEESTMTTVDTEKAQSLLDIEMLEQYIDLVGPKLITDGIAIFEKMMPGYLNVLESNLTARDQKGVVEEGHKIKGAAGSIGLRHLQQLGKQIQSPELPAWEDNVGEWVEEMKQEWQNDVAVLKAWVENRKK
- the hpf gene encoding ribosome hibernation promoting factor translates to MQLNITGHNVEITEALREFVNTKFAKLEQYFERINQVYIVLKVEKVTHISDATLHVNGGEIHASAEGQDMYAAIDGLIDKLARQLNKHKDKLKQH
- the elbB gene encoding isoprenoid biosynthesis glyoxalase ElbB — translated: MKKVGVVLSGCGVYDGSEIHEAVLTLLALARNGAEAVCFAPDKAQTDVINHLTGEPLAESRNVLTEAARIARGQIRPLSEARAAELDALIVPGGFGAAKNLSDFALQGSACRVESDLKTLALQMHEAGKPLGFICIAPAMLPAIFDIPLRLTIGTDIDTAEVIEEMGGEHIPCPVDDIVVDEENRIVTTPAYMLAQNIAEVAAGIEKLVARVLVLAA
- the rapZ gene encoding RNase adapter RapZ — its product is MVLMIVSGRSGSGKSVALRALEDMGFYCVDNLPVVLLPELAKSLADRQISAAVSIDVRNMPESPEIFEQAMSSLPEAFSPQLLFLDADRNTLIRRYSDTRRLHPLSSKNLSLESAIDQESDLLEPLRSRADLIVDTSEMSVHELAEMLRTRLLGKRERELTMVFESFGFKHGIPIDADYVFDVRFLPNPHWDPKLRPMTGLDKPVAAFLDRHTEVHNFIYQTRSYLELWLPMLETNNRSYLTVAIGCTGGKHRSVYIAEQLADYFRSRGKNVQSRHRTLEKRKT